From Malus sylvestris chromosome 1, drMalSylv7.2, whole genome shotgun sequence:
accaggtgatgaaatgtacaacccgtactctaatatcatttggcaacttgccactcatgccaccaactaggtgaaaaaggaactcatcttcatgccactaaccaggtgatggaatgtacaacccgtactctccttcatgccatcaaccaggtgatgaaatgtacaacccgtactctaatatcatttggcaacttgccattcatgccaccaactaggtgaagaaggaactcatctttgtgccacgaaccaggtgatgaaatgtgatgaaaggtaatgaaggaactcaccttcataccaccaaccaagtgatgaaagcaactcaccattcattccacctaccagaagataggtggtacaacttgtacatgtaaactcctagcattcacaaataatcaaaaaccctcaagcttgacaactcaactaggggagaacttatgcctaacaaaagttatagtcactattgcaagccaacaacaacttcagtgcatggcatacgaagatcaagctattgagccctcttgcatctgtttcagacatttctcctctataACAACGAAAACACTACAAattgtagaaagcttcacacacactcttgatcaatacaatgtgaagcaaaaccaatttatggtgccaacaagagcttcatcaatggagggcaaccataattctcaaaaatttcacacactcttgatcaagacagtgtgaagcaaaactaatttatggtgccaacaagagcttcatcaaaggagttcaaccacaattctcaaaagcttcacacactcttaatcaagacagtgtgaagcaaaaccaatttatggtgccaacaagagcttcatcaatgaagggcaaccacaattctcaaaagcttcacacactcttaatcaagacagtgtaaagcaaaaccaatttatgtgcCAAcatgagcttcatcaatagagggcaaccacaatcttcaaaagctttacacactcttaatcaagacagtgtgaagcaaaaccaatttatgatgccaatagagtttcatcaatggagggcaaccataattctcaaaagcttcacacactcttgatcaagacagtgtgaagtaaaaccaatttatggtgccaacacgAGCTTCTTCAAatgagtttaaccacaattctcaaaagcttcacacactcttaatcaagatagtgtgaagcaaaaccaatttatggtgccaacaaaagcttcatcaatgaagggcaactacaactcgtagaaagcttcacacactcttgatcaagactgttcgaagcaaattcaatttatatggttcatccaaaccttcgattactacaaagtgtggcttgcatcacaatctcatgctcaacagtgtggaagcaaaatttgtatatgttgtctctcccacattttcaaatttctagtttcccaaaataaaaaaaataaaaaaagaatgaaattcaacaaatttctagttttcccaaaaaaaaattgggaaattcaacaaagcttcatcaatagaggacaactacaaattctcaaaagcttcacactatcttgatcaagatagtgtgaagcaaaatcaattcatggtacccaacaaagcttcaccacaaaagcttcatcaatggaggacaactacaaattctcaaaagcgtcacactatcttgatcaagatagtgtgaagcaaaatcaattcatggtacccaacaaaagcctcAACTCAAAAGATTCACatataaagcttcaacttcaaagcttcacctacaaagcttcaacacaaaagcttcacccataaaagctttacccacaatagcttcacctataaaagcttcacccataaaagcttcaccaacaaaagcttcacccataaaagcttcaccaacaaaagcttcacccataaaagcttcacccaccacaaaagcttcacctacaaaagcttcacccaccacaaaagcttcacccacaaaagtttcatccataaaagcttcacccaccacaaaagcttcacctacaaaagtttcacccataaaagcttcaccaacaaaagcttcacccaccataaaagtttcacccacaaaagcttcacctacaaaagcttcacactatcttgattaagatagtgtgatgcaaaatcaattcatggtacccaacaaagcttcaaccttaaatcttcacctacaaagcttcaacaccaaagcttcacctaccaatcttttaaaaaatatatatatatttttggaaattcaaaaattcgaaaaaaaaaatttgcctaggcctccttttctttgggcctaacaactttcataacaaatgtatatgaaggaggagttttgggctaccacttagaaaggaaaattgtgaagttttgttactttggaaacttggctactagcaagacacctccttcgttAACTCCCtcaaccggagacttgggggactcctaccatatgctattgcaccttgatactcggaagtttcacaaccacttagtgacttggatttttcaaatctccaaccaagaagttttcctcactcaggaaattaagggagcactacctcaacatacatgcttcactcacaaagcttcaacatacaagctttaacaaaagaaaaaaattcaaagaacttggtGAAagaggccttggtgtatttaacacaatacgttgaaatgaagcaaagcttatttattgatatctccgataagtaacaaatatgtacatatacatgaatcaaaataaacaaataagagaGAGCCATCACAAAGGTTACTccagagaagtctcagcagtcggcaaagccccaaaaagagaaggcacaggagggtgattattcggagcctcagtactaggcagaaccccagaaggaagaggcaccgaaggttgatcatttggagcttcattacgcggtacagccccagaacacgaaggcaataaatgcctttggaacaaacccacaaacctctaatgatcaagtaaaatctgaccatcagattcctgcagctagtCAAGAtttcttttcatgtttgtagcatagtcatgtgcgagcctatgcaactgtttattctcatgcttgagccctctgatctcctgtttgagacttatcatttcagccgtcaatgattcaacttggcgagttcgagcaaataggcattgggccatattagacacagaacctgcacattgaacactgcgagccagagaatccttaacagccaactcatcagaccatttggaaagtagtatgttatctttaggagtgagaaggttcttagccaccaccgcagcggtcatatcattcttcattacagagtcctcaacggtaagaggaccagtaggggataagaagaatgggcgccatatgttgtcttgagaaggcatggctgccttttccccaaagttcaagtcaaaacgacagtcgaatgggccagacattctcaaaaatgatgaaggagaaatgaggtgcaataaatatctgaagtacaaaaataagcgGAAACTTCctgcaagcaataactctctaaacgtacttcttgcacacaattggtgcccttataaaagaaaaggcaacagggtcgttggttcaaaaatcgaagaggcaccactctacGGATTTcaagaagcagattttcctgagtaaaatatgtcgataATCCCTAcgcgcaacatcagctcctcgggtaccaaagataactttgccaaagatctctgacaaagtttagacacataaattttaccctactattacccataagggtaaaagaacagcaccactgcttgataactagaaagtccctatgtgtgtcaacctccgtgctccatggcaaggcagactggcaaaaatgccaaacctttactcacattcgagaaaacactcccaacaagattgcttgctcaaataTCGAAGATGCGCCGCTTTccaaatcttgagagccagactcccaacaggattacttgtttaaaaatcgaagaggcaccgcccttcgaatctcgagagccagactcccaacatgattacttgcttaaaaattgaagaggcatcgctctccaaatctcgaaagCTAGACTCCCACCAAgatcgctttctcaaaaattgaaaaggcaccgctctccgaatctcaagagccagactcccaccaggattactttctcaaacatcaaagaggcaccgctctctgaatctcgagagctagactcccaccaggattgctttctcaaaaatcgaagaggcaacgctctccgaatcttgagagccagatccccaacaggattgcttgttcgaaaatcgaagagacatcgctTTCTGAACTTTGAGAGcaagatttccttagataaagcttgtatgcaatcttcacacgcaacatcagttttccagataccacataccactttttcaaagcgctttAACAAAGTTAAAATACGTGAAtgttgcagctcccactacattgctatgaccgagaagggtaaaggaacaacattaCTACCCGTTGTTGaaacaattcctatatatgtcgaccttcatcctccacagccaggcatacctgcaaataaaataaaaaatgctcaacttttatTCACATCTGAGAGGGCATTCCTAGCAGagtctcttgaaatactcagcttcttcccccccccccgataatacctatgcaaacaagccacaccagagcaagagtatctcatatcatcagggttaaaagcaagagtatcccatatcatgttttttccctgtcttttcctttgcccttgctcttacctgcagaacaaggagaaaaaacgcaatcagtcggaacctgaaatcaaacttctgatttgGAACTGATTGCCTAGAATCTTTGCATGGTTGTTTGCCTAACATTGCACTCGAGTACTCATCTCATCCTCAATGGTTATCAAGGTCACGAAGTCCTTCGACAAATACCTCAGAACAGTTGATATGATATTGACGCTTTACACTGAAGTTGCTACGCATGGATGAGTCGCTGCGAAGTAGTGCTCTAaaagaccatttaaatgcaaaggttgcattccactcctgcatcggGGACAAATGCTgtaaaagattgaagcagaatgaCCAATGATGAGCtggaacagatcactacagcacgatgCCCTTCCTGCAGAACCATACAACCCAGACAGAGGagtctaaatcaaatccaaacccaGCATCGCTACCCTATccgaagaactcgagaagcttcaacaactttTCGCTAACACTATCACCAAAAAGCAAAGCCTCGCCATACCACACCCACTACTTTGTcgacagcaaaagtatcccatatcattagggtcgaatgtactctagatttaaGGGACTTGTTtggaccctcaaattcttgagtcggccttatactctggataaccttccagcccagttcaagaataagcctgtggaaagttacttcttgaaaagtaaaagtatctcttatcatctcttctccatttgtttctccttatccttgttgctgtttacgacacaaggagaaggagaacaatcaactggaagtcgaagtcgaacctccgatccaggttgcttgcttggaagtctgattgcttaccttgtctgttacctccttcgacaGACCTTCTCACTcaaagacttaggggactcccactatagggtttgtatcaagcttgaccaagcccaaaactataagtaagcttcaagtgaaattgatacattaccttatgcatctccaccggttaaagataccactctTGGattgaggaaaagtacttcaagagaagatgccacatctacctataagACAGATATGGCAAGTaaaaacgataccacacttcggtacttagaagttttgtgattactcaatggcttggatcttgaaagtccccaaccaagaagtttccctcactcaggaacttagggaagcactatttgtaccatacttgaccaaccccaaaactactaagcaccggtcaacattatacctcCAAAGACCCACAAGAgtctccctccaaccaggaagccaatcacaatgcaacacatgtcaacatcagaggccaatcataatgcaacacatgtcgacatcagaggcTAATCAcagcacaacacgtgtcaatgtcagaatgaaactagaaactctcttctataaataaagatcattctctcacaatattttcctaatgtcatttgtactaaattattcacttgtactcactaaaggagagcttgaacctatgtacttgtgtaaacccttcacaattaatgagaactcctctactccgtagacgtagccaatctaggtgaaccacgtacatcttgtgtttgcttccctgtctctatccatttacatacttatccacactagtgaccgaagcaatctagcgaaggttacaaacttaacactttctgttttactaaagtcctcactgattttgtgcatcaacacaattTAATTTTGTAGGGATTTTATTTAAGGTGGTTGAGTACATAAGGAATTGATTGACGACAgataatttgaaatatttagGCGGGAATTTTCCCGCTTGTTTTGCACGAGGAAATTGATTGAGAAGAGTTTGTAGTCAGTGTGTCAGATATCGTGTCGTTTTTAACCGACGCAAACTCCATTTAAACTGACGCGCCATGCATTTCAATATAGTGTGTCAGAAGATGGTGTCGGTTAGAACCGACACCAAATTTCATCTAAACCAACGCCACGTGAATTTCAATAAAGTGTGTTAGGAAGTGGCTTCATTTAATTCAACATGCATATCAGTAAAGTGTGTTAAAAGTTGGTGTAGGTTTTAACTGACAACAAGCTTTATTTAATTTGACACCAGTGGCTTTTAATTCAACGTCAGTGCAATCAATGTTGGTTTTAACTGACGCCAACTTAGTATCCATATTTAAACCTCCTCCTTCCCCATTTCATCTGTGCTTTCATTTCTTCcccaatttcaatctttctccttctccttctccttctccttctcctttcttCCCCCATTTCAGTTTTTCCCCTTCTCCTTCCAGTAACTTTTGCTATGGATCAACATTTTGAAGATGAACATTCTGAGGAAGTCCATTTCAAAGATTAAGAGTTCGAAGGTGgttcatttttaaattattatgattattaatttcagtttttgttttgtattctAACTAGTATTATGCTTAAATTGAAAACtgatttttgtttcttggtttttaatttttttcttctgtatTTATAAGGATCAACTCAATAGAGACGCGGATCCTCAATTCCCAATTGGAAAGAGCAGCTTTGTTCATTTGATTCGTCTGAAAAATGTATTAATGATAATTCTAGTACCTTTTCAAAACATGTAGCGGTAGAGATTAGAGATCACAGAAATCTTCCatttatgatttattttattatacctTGAAATTTGTCTAATAAATTCTCTTATTTTTCAGGAGATTgctggaagaaaaaaaagcataaTCGGCAGTTGAAAACAATGAACCACACAACCGGTTCAAAATCTTTTGCAAGAGTTCGAGAAGAATATGTATAGGTTGACCATTTTTAAGAATTGTAATTAATTGTAGATATGGTGGATAATTGTTAGTATTTGGTACTATTGTTATTGTTAATAGTTTTATTAATGTTTGCTTTGGCCTATATATGAAATATGGTGggaattatttttatataattttttttaattattattaattaaaaactgaagccattttttttattattaatatatttggtGTCGCTTATGGGCGACAGcatgataattattttatttatcgagatgttctgtcacatcccaatccgggcccccaccacgtccctggctcgactccgccgtagcacgatattgtccgttttttgccccgaccacaccttcacggttttgtttctggaaactcacacgaaaacttcccaatgggtcacccatcatgggattgctctcacgtgaactcgcttaacttcggagttccgatggaacgcaaagccagtgaactcccaaaaagcCTTATGTTAGGAAGagatgggcatgtacatataaggcttacaagatccactctcTTGGGTGATGTTGGATGTTACAATGTCGGTTAGGACCGACAGTAGGTTTgatattttaattgtttaattgTTACTTGATGTCGGTTAGGACCGCCATTCTGTCAGAATTTAATGTCACTTCTAAGCAACGTAAAGTTGGATGTCACTTTTAACCGACGTtgttgttcttttttattttatattactttgctTCATGGTGGTGGATTAAGGGGACTAACCGACGTCAATACCCTTTCCGTGACGTTAGCAATGGTGTCGATTCCCCCATCTAACATTGCATTATTTGATGTcggatttttaccaaaaatttgACAATAATTGGGGTTTCTTGTCGGTTTTTACACCGCTAGTAATGAcctcttttgtagtagtgattgACATTTGTATGTttaattaaagttttttttatgatttttttttaaaaactaattaagaaattcaagtttttctatttatatattattaaaaatatttttgaaaataacTTAGAAGTTAAATATAAACCACCCACTACTATggggttttattatttttttctaaagtttaaaattttaatgtttaaaatttttaaattcattcaaaattaatatttgttgaattattttaaCTCCTTTTAATTCAATTGTAATTTTAAAATTCTTGAGGGGTAATTTATAGTATTTAAAatgtttcatcatttttttttaatttttattttaacataTGATATTATCTCACTtgcaagtaaagagaaataccactagaccgtagtgtGGCAACTATTTCACCATTTTAGGtgctcctatatatatatatagatacagACAAACCCTAACTGATTCCCACCTATTAAGGGCATCAGCTAGTAACCGTAATATCTATGTTAAATACCAAAGTGGGTTATCTACCACTCTTTCAGGTCAGCTTATATAGGTCCTTTTAAGGATAGTGTTTGATTCAAATATTAACTCTAATTAATTCTTAATTTAACAACATATTTAACCTTATCATAATTAGTAAGACCAATAAGATTCCAACATTTCTTATTTGAAATATCAAATAGCGAAGAGAAGCAAAATAAACCGTCTCATACACTAATCAACCTACGTACTTGGATGAAATTTAGTTACTTAGACCAACACATTTCATTAATTATTTCCCTTCTTGAGTCTTCAATCTTTGCTAGCAGCCAGTGTGTTTCCAACATCAATCACAAATCGGTATCTAACGTCATTCTTAGCGAGACGCTCCATTGCTGTGTTCACGTAATCCATTGAGATAACTTCAACATCCGCGGTTATGTTATGTTTTGCTGCAAAATCAATCATTTCTTGGGTCTCCTTCATTCCTCCGATTCCACTACCCGCCACCGACTTCCTTCCTAgattcacatattcataataattttagattttaggcCGAAATAATTTACGAGATAATGTACAAATTATCCAGGAGTTTTATACTTACCCATGATTAAAGGAAACACATGGAGGTCAAGTGGCTTTTCTGGTACGCCCACCAGAATAAGCTTCCCATGGGGCTTCAAAAGACCAAGTAAGGGCACAATGGGATGCGCAGCTGAGACTGTGTCGATGATGCCATCCAGTGTTCCTATGGCAGCCTGCAATtaatatgtacaaaataatcACAAGTCAAGTGCACCAAGGAAATAATCTTGCCTGATCCTCTATTAACATTTTTAAAGAGGATTAATTTAATGAGAGCAAAACAAGCTAACATATCATAAGAAATTGGCTAGAAATGAACCTGCATTTGCTGGGGGTCGCGGCTAACCAAGAATGAATCAGCCCCAAGTTGCTTCAGAGCTTCATCTTTCTTGCTAGGGGAGGTACTAATCACAGTCACTTTTGCCCCAAAGGCCTTAGCGAATTTCACACCAACGTGACCAAGCCCGCCAAGGCCTACAATGCCAACATGCTTACCAGGCTCGGCTAAGCCAAAATACTTCAGGGGACTATAAACTGTGATCCCTGCACAAAGTAGAGGAGCACCAGCGTCAAGTGGCAGGTTCTCGGGGAAACGAACAATGTAGCGCTCATTGGCGACCATTGTGTCCGAGTAACCTCCATATGTGACAGTTCTGTCGGCGTAAATGGAACCGTAGGTAAGTATCATTTTGGGGCAGTAGTTTTCAAGGTTGCTGTTACAGCTCTCGCATGCATGGCAAGCACCAACCATGCAGCCCACACCCACTTTATCTCCTTCTTTCACTTTACTCACCTTGCTTCCCACTTCTGTCACTTCCCCCACAATCTCGTGCCTGAAAGTTAGCCAAATtaaattccaatttttctttttgttttgatattaaaattttttagatgtgtttaattaaataatactAGCAATTGCGCATGTATTATGCATGTGTTGAGCGGTCAAGGAGAATTCTTGTAACAAAACGTGCAAAGACCATAATGTTGTAAgaaattttaaatgttttaaGAACTTATTTGGGCCACTTAGTACCGCATTATAGCgctatattttttataaagaagTATTTTGTAATTTAGAGGCCTTACATTTAATTATTGCACGTGACGAGTTTGAACTCAATTTTTTCATCTATCatttaatgtaaatatatagttatattaaaaacttatttattggtTTGACATGAAGCTCTTCATGATTAAATTGTTATTTAGTAAAATAAGAGcttagttgaaaaaaaaaaaaaaacaaaaatagaaataGCATTTATGAAGctactcagtactacggtctaatggtattccttttcacttgtaagtgagaggtctaaggttcgaatttcataaatagtgaagGTTGCTCATTGTGTGACTTTATGGAACTCATTCATCtccttaatttaaaatatatagttGTACCTAAAAAAATGACATTTATGAAAAAGAGTTGACAAGGGAGATTTGCCCATACCAAATTATGTGAACATACATGTGCCAAATCAAGTTATATAGTCCAATACACCTTTTAATTTCTGCTGGGCCAACCATCAATCAGTAATTTGATATGCATTACATGCTATGCCCTTGAGTCGTTGAGTTAGTTGACAACATTGAAGAGCAATTGACGGttcaattattatatatacgaGACTAAGTTGACTCGGTGACTGCTGAAATTAATGGTGTGTGTTTATTAGG
This genomic window contains:
- the LOC126620821 gene encoding 8-hydroxygeraniol dehydrogenase-like, with the translated sequence MAKAPEQEHPVKAFGWAARDTSGHLSPFNFSRRSTGDEDVRFKVLYCGICHTDLHNIKNEWGISLYPMVPGHEIVGEVTEVGSKVSKVKEGDKVGVGCMVGACHACESCNSNLENYCPKMILTYGSIYADRTVTYGGYSDTMVANERYIVRFPENLPLDAGAPLLCAGITVYSPLKYFGLAEPGKHVGIVGLGGLGHVGVKFAKAFGAKVTVISTSPSKKDEALKQLGADSFLVSRDPQQMQAAIGTLDGIIDTVSAAHPIVPLLGLLKPHGKLILVGVPEKPLDLHVFPLIMGRKSVAGSGIGGMKETQEMIDFAAKHNITADVEVISMDYVNTAMERLAKNDVRYRFVIDVGNTLAASKD